attaaatagtatgtactatgatttgttaatacatcgtaccctattccgacgacagatacgggtaaggggtgttacaattcgcttctggtacatttgaccatgacgaatagcttttaacctcttttcttcaatcaagttcaggtGATCgaaccgagattggatccattctgcttcgtccAGCTTCAACTCTGATAAAACCCGGAGAGAAGGAATTTTaacttcaataggtaaaactgcctccatcccataaaccaatgagtAAGGTGTTGCCCCGATAGTTTTAACAGATGTTAGATAAGCATAGAGAGCAAATGgtaacttttcatgccaatccttgtaggtctCAATAATTTTCCCTATGAtattcttgatatttttattagccGCCTCAACTACACCATTCATTTTCGTGCAATATGGTGACAAGTTGTGGTGCTTAATTTTAAACTGACTTTAGACCTCCACTAtcatgctattattcaaatttaacgcATTaccagatatgatcctttctggcatgCCATATCGATATATGATCTCCCTCTTCAAAAACTTGCTAACCactgactttgtgacattggcgtatgaagcagcctctacccacttggtgaagtaatcgatgaccacaaagatgaatcgatgtctGTTAGAAGCCTTCGGCGAAATCAGCCCAATGACGTCCACGCCTCATATTGAGAAAGGTCatagagaagtcataacatgaagaggtgaaggaggcacatggatcttgtctccataaatttggcacttacgTCATTTCTTGGCATAACTGATGCAATCTCTTTCCATCGTGGACCAGTAATACTtgaatctcatgatttgcctgACCATTGTGAACCCATTGGCATACGTCCTGCAGAcaccttcatggacttcttccaggaTTTTCTTAGCTTCAACGGCGTTAACACATCTTAGCAGTACCTGATCCTTCCTCTTTTTATACAGGATCTCTCTGTCTAAGACATATtcactggccagcctcctcaatGTTCTCTTATCATTTTTAGTTGCCTGATCAGGGTATTCACTGTTCTTCACATATCATAGAATATCATGATACCAAGGATAATCATCTCTCTCCTCTTCTTCATCGATATTGCAGCAATGAGCTGGAGGCTCACAAATACTCATCTGGATCGGCTTTATATCCTCTCATTTATTTACTCTGATCATAGAAGCTAATGTAGCCAAGGcgtcagccatctggttttcatctcacAGGAGGTAACAGAAAGTGATATCATCAAGCACCTCAATTAATTCCAGAACTAGCTTTCGATAGTTGATCAACttcgggtctcttgtttcccattcacctttgagctgATAGATCACTAGTGTAGAATCGCCATATACCTCTAGCACCTTGATTTTGCACTCTATGGCTGCATGGATTCCAGTGATACttgcttcgtattctgccatattatttgtgcagtcaaaatccaatttgcaagtgaatggataatgatctccatttggggatatCAGGATTTCCCCAATTCTGTTGCCAAAAGCGtttgatgctccgtcaaagttCAATTTCCAAGAACAATCCTTTGGAATGCCTTCTttagtagttgccacatacattagatctttattagggaaatcaaagttcaaagactcgtaatcttctagagctctactggctagaaaataTGCTATTACACTCCATTTCACAGCCTTCTGGTTCAGATAAACTATGTCAAAttttgaaagcaaaattttccatTGGGTCATCCTTCCACAtaaagcagttgactccatcatatactttagagGGTCCAgttttgagattaaccaagtcttATAATACAACATGTACTGCCTCAACCTCTGAGTTGTCCAAACCAAGAAGCAACATAATTTCTCAATTGGCGAGTATCTTATTTTACActtagtgaatttcttactgagttAATATAtcaacttttctttctttcctatcTCATCATGCTGGTGAAGCACACATCCCATTAAATTGTCAAATACTATCAAATACAATATCAGTGGCCTACCAGGACTAGGTGGCGTTAGTATTGGGGAATTGGGCAAATACTGTTTAACCTTGCTAAAGGTTTTCTGACACTCATCATTCTACACACCTGTGTTGTGTTTCTTGAGAAGGcaaaatatggggtcacatttctcagttagctATGAAATAAACCGggcaatgtaatttagtcttcctagaaaacctcgaacttccttctgagtgcgcggcgGAGGCAATTCTTGTATAGccttgataaaccataatatatacatatttttaccccatgcttggcatatttatggatgatttttccttggtttcatcgaatttgatgcttctaatcctttaatttcatgttttatactcaggaaagcctaggatagcaaaaagagcgagaaacgggccaaaaacaaacAAATTGGGCTTGAATCagtgtttcacatggcctaggcacttccacatgggtgatccacacgcccgtgtgtgacacacgggtagatcacacgcccatgtgtcatggtcgtgtcgacattaatccaagtcagaattgcacacgacCTAAGAACTTGCGCACaggcgtggcacacggccgtgacCCTATCGAGCCCAATTCTAGTTCTACTcagaaaaaggctaattttggtctattttgggcattcgaaagtctatataaacaccctagaagaggattaaaaggGGGACACAGAGAGTTGAAGGCAAAAAATACTCAAGGACAGCTATCAGAATCACCTCGGAGgtaggatctacatcaagactgaagatctccatccaatttcctagaagtctttgggtttctttatgttttgttgtttaccaaaatttgaaatgttttccattattattatgaaccaaactctctaaatacctaagggagataaaacctaagatggatattattattatttgagttatatgataaattcttgttcttattcttaattgtgaatttaacccttgttttaatattccaggatattaattcaggtttttgatgtgcttatttagtagAGCAAAAggccctatttaagagtagatcattcataattaagtggagtagcatgcaatcctagagataagacgacataaatctgtcggattagagtcaaatctaataaaggaatccatagatcaagttaatgcgacaataggggttttaattaggaaaagatttcaattaatcaacctagagtcaattgtttttagtctcgagagagatattaacataaatcagggattactacggattaagtcaagtgaataaattgtctaactcaaaggtaataagtgaagtctaggtggattcttccttgggtattgtcttctccatcggttttccaaaaagtatttttcaaccttaatctctgtcgtaatcttagttaattagataattagttttagataaaacattctcttaacttttaggctagataataataagatagtaattactagtacttttagtccttgtggatacgatactttcggtctcaccataactatactattgttcgataggtgcgcttgccttaagtcaaatttttagttagtttcatgaccatcaagtttttggcaccgttgtcagggactaagatattaggaacgcttaatttttattactttagccattctttatttttattgcaatttaattttgtttgtaatttttattaattactaaattttattttctttacttctggcaggtttttatagtttatgactagaataaACCTCtcaggacctctacttttcgATAGTGAGATCAAGAGCATAGCTcgtagaaaccgaagagaaataaggcgaagcctacaatacatagaggaaggacaagaggacgatattcatactacaactgaggagatggctgataatcagaataattcgttacctcctgtggttgctatGTATGGTTATGCTAAAcatactttaacaggaactaaatcgagtatagttaggcctgctgttgctgtaaataattttgaactgaaacctaacacaattcaaatgatacaatagtttgttcagtttgatggtttgcaggacgaagatccaaacactcatttagcaaattttttggaattctgtgacacttttaagatcaatggcatttctgacgatgccattcgcctCCGATTGTTTTcattctcattgaggaacaaagctaaacaatggttaaacttgttaccatgagggtcaatcactacttgggaacaaatgaccgaaaaatttttactaaaatatttttcgccggccaaaatggctaaactaaggaatgatatttcttcttttgtacaaatggatttagaaacactctacaatgcatgggagagatacaaggatctattgagaaggtgacctcaccatgggttacccctttggctacaagttcaaactttcTACAAGATTTGAATCCCTCCAGTAGACAGATGAATGACGTAGCTGCTGGTGGGACCATTAACCTATTTGTACATTATGGAAGAGGGGCGCATTCAATCTTTGATTGTCCATTAGTTTGGTTTCTTTTCATCGCGGGATAAAGTAGTTTGGTAGCTCGCAAGGCTCATAACCTTGAGGTCATGGGCTCAAATCTCGTTCCCTCAACATtacatttttttgacaaaaaaaattagacttgaccctattaactagtcattTTTTCTTTTAGGGGTGTATTATATTCCAATTCCAGTCAACTATTTACAGTCAACTATAACGAATCTTTTATCCTCTTATCTTAAATACATTGCCCTGGGTGGATAGCGGGAATCGAACCCGCGTATTCTCTTAAATAAGACACCTGCagaggcttatgagtttatagaagagatgtcactgaataattatcagtggcaagttgtaacaccctgattttgggcctagtcggaatagtggtttcgggaccacaaattcgacgatgaaaattttatttttttattatattttttatggccTACGATTTCAaggaataattttgtgaaaattttgttcgaaaatttggacatttgggcacttaatttagtcaaaaggactaaattgtaaaaagtgtaaaagttgagttctacatactagaggtgtccaattgttatgaaattttaaattgagggtccttaaatggtaattagaccattggttaattgctggacaaaaatagacatgaaatgggtgtaataaaatatgtttaagttaggggtattttggtaaactaataattaaaagaattaaaaaggaaaataagccaaattagctatcatcttcttcatttaaCCGTTTCTACCAacagcagccatggttaaggtttgttcaaactcccaagctcgattgtaagtgctccttagccctgtttttaaagttctttacatttttgaaatcccagtaacctggttaagcttattctagcaataatttaacctagggtttatatttggaaaaatacccataggtaaaatgtgtttattttgatgttttatggtagaatatgaagcttgaaattgtgttaaacaacttttactaagcgattttacgtgaaaacgagtaaaacgacataatcggtaaaaatacctaatgttcataagtacatgttagagtgtgaagttgatgttgttatagaagggaaaaatgatcagcatgtcataaaaacataaggaaataggatgaagtttaatttacgagcctagaggcaaaaatgtaattttgacaaagtttatgggcaaaattgtaatttttccaaaatgtgattttgggtcaatttgaataatgtgagtcctaattaggctatatttgtaatgatagagcaaggaaaattgaaattcaggctaaaatcggcaaaattccaagttgtggacaaaatggtaaaaatggccattttcatatacgaggtaagttcgtgtgttaataataatgcaataccatacttgaattgtaattttctattgttatggcataaattgtataatttaatatgtttaggagaagttgatgcatggtgtgtatgatatggaaaatgtgatgcttgttgtgtcatgtgaaattgaatggcaaattattgttacatgaattgaatgttaaattactattacatgggttatatgaattgctacacggttgtatcTGATGAGATTTtgacaagtttgtacgtaaataatttatcgattctttttattttattatattttgttttcatatgaaatgtggttgcctatagaatgattatttgttgtaaattgcaaattgaaaaaggactatgaataaattgtaacatgttggaaagtgaggaattgtTTGGCTGAGCCTTcagaatagaaatgatacgaatggTCTATTGTGAGgttacgtgtgtagtactaagttcaggctactacgtgtaccggattattggtcgcatgtgtagtactaagtacaggctactatgcgtacccgataactttgatcacgtgtgtagtactaagtgcaggctactatgtgtatcagatggttaggtcacgtgtgtagtactaagtgcaagctactacgtataccggataattggttgcacgtgtagtactaagtgcaggctactatgtgtaccagatagctttggccacaagtgtgaaaatatatgcaggcaactgagtatcagttattttccgaagagttcaacaggaaaatcgattaagtaaaaatacatgtgaacatgattatatgatgaataagttcaagtatatgtttatgaaaattatgagcaatgtgcccgatatttgagtgaacttcgataagacaaaatggattaagtgaaattatgtaagattgaattttagtagtaaaacagtgttggacagtagcagttgtgtgactttgaaaattgaccaaaaattgtgtaagttgaattaaatttcaaaaaaatatggaattaaatattaatgagtctatttgcatatgaaagaaacagggggagcaaaagagttctatattatgtgatattctaatttttgtgggacagtgtcagaataaattcaaggtcccctattctgacttggaaaactcgttaaaaattgtaaaaaaataattatgagttataatttatatgaatagaatacTCAATGAATCTACTTTCATGAGGAATTGATGGGAAGATTATTTGAGTcccgaaatatgagataaataatttttagtgaagagaggtcagaactattggaCAGCGAAACAGGAGAaagtttaatgaataaattgtactaattggctaaaccaaaaattctggaaattttatgggagaaaggtatatgagtttagtttcaaggaaaattaacaaaactacatttggagttttttagctccatatatgaatgatttagtaactataactcgataaaatagcttaacataaacatgtgtaattgtacaattatagtgttttatcttgaaaagcatgtaagtaattgcttattaatttcatatgcacttactaagcgtaaagcttacccatcctctccatttctttagtattggcaagtcggctcggggttggagatcgttggaggcaaaatcacactatcaaactatcatttttgggagaattaattcaaatattagaaatatcaagtgagtggcatgtataggaagttggtttatgatatgtattattattatgactttgaccatacgtacCAGTCTActttgagttatcgtatatgatcatgagatgtggtccttatccattatggtttataagtttaattaatcatgccatgtcctatgttttgatgtgatgatatagttagctttgtttgttatgcatgattggtaatacatcaggtaagttaaatgcaggccagtggatcatgaattaaatggaaatgagtaatgttgcattgaatatggatgtttaatggaaaaattggtaactacattataatggtataaaatgagaataagatttagcatgtctagttctagttaatgtaataATGTATAacatatacaggatggtaagcaaatatgtttaaattgaatgacatgttattgcatgattatggatgtgtaagtgctcatttataccaggttatatgtctttaaatatgaatCTATGAATGTGttcgaaaaattttgaattaaatgaaattttatggcccggttttcatctatgtgtatggttaagtctggtaatgcctcgtaccctgttctggccttggatacgggtaaggagtgttacacaagtcatgaggacaaagccaacgaaagctGTCGGCGTTTTTAACGTTGATTCAGTTACTATGCTTtccaatcaggtagaacttttgaatagaacaaataatggtttacttggttctacgcaggtacatccagtaatgcagtgcaatgcaagtggaggtggattaAACAATTTAGACTATCCATCCTATGGCCTTAACATGGAGCATGAGCAAATGAACTTTATGAGTAATAATCCtcaacctcaaaataatccttatagtaacacttacaatgcaggttggaggaaccacccaaatttctcatggagaggccaaggaaatcatagaccaccaccccctccaggcttccaacaacaaccttaccagccAGAGAAATAGGCAAACCTTAAGGAGATGATGACAAAATTTATCTCAGTAGCAGAGACTCATTTTCAAAATACtgaaactgcacttaaaaatcagcaagcatcaatttaagggctcgagaatcaaataggacacctagctaagatgatttcagagagACCAGCAGGGAGCCTACCCAGCAATaccgaacccaatccaaaagagcatgtgaaagcagttacattaAGGAGTGGGAAGGTGTTAGCTGAATCTAAAAAGAAGCTGCAACCAGAACCTGATAGAAAAAAAGGTGAGGAGGAAGAACccgaaaataatgaaaaatcgGTGTTaagggaatataaaccaccaatcccatacccagcaaagttgaaggaagaccgcatggatgcacaattcggtaaatttctcgaactttttaaacaattacatattaatttaccttttgttgaagctatctcacagatgcctacatatgcaaaatttttaaaggaacttctaacaaataaaaggaatttTGAAGACTTGTCTATAGTGGAACTCATCGAGGAATGCTCGGTTATACTCTAAAATAAAATGCCaaccaaattgaaagatctaggaagtttcactattccctgcttaattggtagtttgaatgttgagaaggcactagctgatttaggcactagcattaatttgatgccatataaaatgttcaagcaacttggTTTTGGGGAACcgaaacctactaggatgagtattcaactagctaatagatctgttaaatatcctaggggtattataaatgacgtacttgtaaaagtagataaatttatattccctgttgattttgttgtgtttgacatggatgaagatgttgaggtgcctttaattttaggtcgtccatttttagccactgctagggctgttattgatgtgggtgatggtaaacttgtgcttagagtaggtgacgaagagattatttttaaaatttatgatgtcatgagattttctagagaacaggatgactcatgttattttatttactctattgatcatgctactcaagactCTTTATAGGAAATCgtacataaggacacgttggaactcTGTCTTGCCCAAGGAGAGGAGGTAATTAATGATGACTCTGAGATAGGTAAGTTAAAAGCTGAACTAAATTCCAATGAGCCTTCACTGAGACAGAAGAGCTACGAGGGTATTGAGGTaaacaatgaattaaaattaaaaccctctgTTGAAGAACCgcctaaattggaattaaagcaaTTACTAGATCACCTAGAATACGCGTTTCTTGGAGATAATTTCACATTACCAGTaattattacttcagatttataGCCAATCGAAAAAGACGAGTTACTCAAAGTATTAAAGGAGCATAAAAGAGCCATAGCTTGGAAGATTTCTGACATAAGAGGGATTaacccttctttttgcacacataaattttaatggaagatgaatctCTTTGTGCGAGCTCAAAGACGGTTGGATCCTAACATGAAAGAAGTCGTAAAagttgaggtaattaaacttctagatgctggaattatttatcctatttctgatagttcCTGGGTGAGTcctgtgcaggttgttcctaagaaaggaggcatgactttCGTGGCCAATGAGAAGAACGAATTAATTCCAACATGAACAGTCACGGGATGGAGAGTCTGCAGTGACTATAGGAAAttgaatgatgccacaagaaaagatcacttttgtgacagccctaaattgaccttagtcggaaagtggtttcgggaccacaagaccgagtcataaaaataattaaccattatatttgatgcttattatatgtatataggcatgtgtgaaaatttcatgtttgaattttgttaattgtaagtgaattttgctaaataggacttgtgtgagaaaatttagaaatgtgctaggcaaatgtcaaagtggcctattgatgcatgctagaaaatgttgtccttgcatgtcaaaatacccaaaacttgGGATGGTGGTCGGCCATGCAATGggtaaaaaggtattataaacatgttatgttagtgtttcatggaggaatgataaaataaggagcatggtaataaaataatgaaaaggaaaatgatgaagaaaaaaaaagaaaaagttctcatgttgttcaacttggccgaatagaagaaagaaaaagaagggaaagagcttggagaaaattggctatggtggttcactagactaaggtatgttgatgttgttccatgagattcatgcatgtttttagttgttagcttgagttctacctatcccatggtttaaatctttgctatgagatggagatgatattcggccatgggtgttgtcttcttggttggtgtttgatgttgtggtgatgaggcatgaagatgagttaaatttcggctaaggtggacttgtgttgatgtcatttgcatgctaagtgtgaagctttgtaatgatacatgtgatggtgattgatgactcttggattttctttttagcatttttgagttagacattaagttctttgtttaacccatgaccaaaattgaaatggtatggtgtcttgatgcattcgaccatggtaggaagtagatgagaattggtagtaaggtgaagtgcaaatgttagtacttgattactagtgtatatatgtgtattagccgagttttgaacttgaaacaaaatggtatgtagtcaatacaagtaaccatatttgtaggaagtattaagcatataatcggcctcaacatagacatgcatattcggccacatgaggtagattggtgttgcatgtattcggttagaggcaagcatattgatgcttttatcttggcttagataatcggctaaaagagagtgtgggctaatatgttgagttaattcatgatttcatatatatgtgactctaatgtctaatgtatatatggattaagtaccttgagttcctctttgtgatgttcaaatgattaaatcaatttatttgttaaattaagctcaagagcaaaggggaactaaatccgataaagggaaggaaaaagtgatcgaatagccgtcgaaatcgttcgacaacatccgaggtaagtttttgagtaatgaaacttagtttacgatttgattaagtcatgacgtagaatcataacaaatatacggtgatataatgattctacttgaattatatgttgagttaattagtctatacgtatgatgggtagccgtatgtgcacagagatcatgtcataaagcaaaccaaatcatgctgtttgtatgtggctattgagccgaaaatgggaatgcttaataattgacttgtgtttgaattctagttatgaaaatgaaataaagatgtgtcatgatttactgatatgtgcatgaatattcggatgataacggggctaagtcccgaaggcatttgtgctagtgactaattccgggctaagtcccgaaggcatttgtgcgagttactaattccgggctaagtctcgaaggcatttgtgcgagttactaatttcgggctaagtcccgaaggcatttgtgcgagttactatatccgggctaggtcccgaaggcatttgtgcgaactactatatccgggctaagtcccgaaggcatttgagcgagtagctatatccggttaaatcccgaaggtacttggtttgggaatgagcgatcttgttgtaataatttcaattaatatgctcgtaaaatcccaacgatgaggtatgtttcgtatatgcattggattagttgattccttttaaatagtattcgctcagtcggttaatgagcttccggcttttggtgaagttgatctcttatgtatgagtataagggttcgtatgtgaagtaggtatgatttcgagaatgtgtgtatatgaaattatccgtttagtcatatgaatgctatacttcaattgtgcctaatttcattgctcaaaacttactaagcattaaatgcttattccgtttctttgattctctgttttatagattttggttcgtcagctatcagactcgggattgtcaaagtcgaagtcgtccacactat
This window of the Gossypium hirsutum isolate 1008001.06 chromosome A09, Gossypium_hirsutum_v2.1, whole genome shotgun sequence genome carries:
- the LOC107894602 gene encoding uncharacterized protein → MNGVVEAANKNIKNIIGKIIETYKDWHEKLPFALYAYLTSVKTIGATPYSLVYGMEAVLPIEVKIPSLRVLSELKLDEAEWIQSRFDHLNLIEEKSIDCDVCTPRAPSSANQDPIELPKGSMTRARTKRLQEALTALLTRIWDETKPLDVGEAMDISLKTQCTLLQADFSSSPAPPALQLQLAHLSLFELV